Proteins encoded within one genomic window of Gemmatimonadaceae bacterium:
- a CDS encoding PQQ-binding-like beta-propeller repeat protein: MIASGLTFVAGSQDGKIRALDVSDGSPVWERQLPAGGQASPMTYVLDGRQYVVVAAGGRSGIGAPGDWVVAFRLRE, from the coding sequence ATGATCGCTTCTGGCCTCACCTTTGTAGCGGGCTCGCAAGACGGCAAGATTCGCGCACTCGACGTGTCTGACGGTAGCCCAGTTTGGGAGCGTCAGCTTCCAGCGGGCGGACAAGCTTCACCGATGACCTACGTCCTCGACGGCAGGCAGTATGTCGTAGTCGCTGCGGGCGGGCGAAGTGGAATCGGCGCACCCGGAGACTGGGTTGTCGCGTTCAGGTTAAGGGAGTGA
- the atpC gene encoding ATP synthase F1 subunit epsilon: MLKVSVISPEKTLFEGEVEQVTAPAFDGEVGILTSHAPMMTLLGKGTLRLGAGGSAGRFAVEGGFLQVVDDNVRVVTERAEAV, translated from the coding sequence ATGCTGAAGGTCTCGGTGATCTCTCCGGAGAAGACGCTGTTCGAGGGCGAGGTGGAGCAGGTGACCGCGCCGGCGTTCGATGGCGAGGTGGGGATCCTCACCTCGCACGCGCCGATGATGACGTTGCTGGGGAAGGGGACGTTGCGGCTCGGCGCGGGTGGGTCGGCCGGGCGGTTCGCGGTGGAGGGTGGGTTTCTTCAGGTGGTCGATGACAACGTGCGGGTGGTGACGGAGAGGGCGGAGGCGGTGTAG
- the atpD gene encoding F0F1 ATP synthase subunit beta, with amino-acid sequence MSATATRTAGKVVQVIGPVLDVEFDADKLPELYNALTVTGRTEAGEDVNVVVEVQQHIGRNQVRAVAMSSSDGVSRGMDAIDTGAAISVPVGAPALGRILNVLGEPVDNGEPIPASAERWPIHRKRPDFVNLEPKTEVFETGIKVVDLIAPFVKGGKIGLFGGAGVGKTVVIMELINNVAKGHGGKSVFCGVGERTREGNDLYLEMKESGVIDSCALIYGQMNEPPGARLRVGLSGLTVAEYFRDRENADVLVFIDNIFRFTQAGSEVSALLGRMPSAVGYQPTLATEMGDLQERITSTRNGSITSVQAIYVPADDLTDPAPATAFAHLDATVVLSRKITELGIYPAVDPLDSSSRILDAQFIGERHYKVATEVQRILQRYKELQDIIAILGMEELSEDDKKIVGRARRIQRFMSQPFAVAEQFTGMKGAYVKLEETISSFERLTQGEFDQYPEQAFFMCGGADDIVRNAEKLAKG; translated from the coding sequence ATGAGCGCAACTGCCACCAGGACCGCGGGTAAGGTTGTCCAGGTCATCGGCCCAGTGCTGGACGTCGAATTCGACGCCGACAAGCTCCCCGAGCTCTACAACGCGCTCACCGTCACCGGACGCACGGAAGCCGGCGAAGACGTCAACGTCGTGGTCGAGGTGCAGCAGCACATCGGTCGCAACCAGGTGCGCGCGGTGGCCATGTCGTCGTCCGACGGCGTCTCGCGCGGCATGGACGCGATCGATACCGGGGCCGCGATCTCCGTGCCCGTCGGCGCCCCCGCGTTAGGCCGCATTCTCAACGTGCTCGGCGAGCCCGTGGACAACGGCGAGCCGATCCCGGCGAGCGCCGAGCGCTGGCCCATCCATCGCAAGCGCCCGGACTTCGTGAACCTCGAGCCCAAGACCGAAGTCTTCGAGACGGGCATCAAGGTCGTTGACCTGATCGCGCCTTTCGTGAAGGGCGGCAAGATCGGTCTCTTCGGCGGCGCCGGTGTGGGCAAGACCGTCGTCATCATGGAGCTCATCAACAACGTCGCCAAGGGCCACGGCGGCAAGTCCGTGTTCTGCGGCGTGGGTGAGCGTACGCGCGAAGGGAACGATCTGTATCTCGAAATGAAGGAGTCGGGCGTCATCGACTCCTGCGCGCTGATCTACGGGCAGATGAACGAGCCGCCCGGCGCGCGTCTCCGCGTGGGTCTCTCGGGCCTCACGGTTGCCGAGTACTTCCGTGATCGCGAGAACGCCGACGTGCTGGTGTTCATCGACAACATCTTCCGCTTCACCCAGGCCGGTTCGGAAGTGTCCGCACTGCTTGGCCGTATGCCGAGCGCCGTGGGTTACCAACCGACGCTGGCGACGGAGATGGGCGACCTGCAGGAGCGCATCACGTCCACCCGGAACGGTTCGATCACGTCGGTGCAGGCGATCTACGTGCCGGCGGACGACCTCACCGATCCTGCGCCGGCGACTGCCTTCGCGCACCTCGACGCCACCGTCGTGTTGTCGCGAAAGATCACCGAGCTCGGCATCTATCCCGCCGTGGACCCGCTCGATTCGTCGTCGCGCATTCTCGACGCGCAGTTCATCGGCGAGCGTCACTACAAGGTGGCCACCGAAGTGCAGCGCATTCTGCAGCGCTACAAGGAACTCCAGGACATCATCGCGATCCTGGGCATGGAAGAGCTGTCGGAGGACGACAAGAAGATCGTGGGTCGTGCCCGGCGTATTCAGCGCTTCATGTCGCAGCCGTTTGCGGTGGCCGAGCAGTTCACGGGCATGAAGGGCGCGTACGTGAAGCTGGAGGAGACGATCAGCTCGTTCGAGCGGCTGACGCAGGGCGAGTTCGACCAGTATCCGGAGCAGGCGTTCTTCATGTGCGGCGGCGCGGACGACATCGTGCGCAACGCCGAGAAGCTGGCGAAGGGCTAG